CGCCAACGGCAACTCTTAGAGACGCTGTTCGCGTTCGCTCGCTCAATAATGAGCAATGATTAATGACTAATAACCAATGAGCCTGAGAATTTACGGAAATCGCCAACTAAAAACTTTACCAGGTAAAGAAACTAGACCTACCAGTGCGCGGGTAAGAGAGGCAGTCTTTAATATTTGGCAGGGAGAAATTGCAGGTTGTCGCTGGCTAGATTTGTGTGCCGGTACTGGTTCAATGGGCGCAGAGGCTTTGTGTAGGGGAGCCAGCCTGGTAGTAGGAATTGAACAATCGAGCCGAGCCTGTGCCACTATCCAACAAAATTGGCAGCAGGTAGCTAATACCGACGAGCAAGAATTTCGGATATTGCGGGGAGATATTACGCAGCACTTAAAGACTTTATCAGGCAAGCAATTCGATAGAATTTACTTTGACCCACCTTATGCCAGTGGATTGTACCAGCCAGTATTAGAAGCGATCGCTCACTATCAACTTTTA
This Nostoc sp. KVJ3 DNA region includes the following protein-coding sequences:
- the rsmD gene encoding 16S rRNA (guanine(966)-N(2))-methyltransferase RsmD, whose translation is MSLRIYGNRQLKTLPGKETRPTSARVREAVFNIWQGEIAGCRWLDLCAGTGSMGAEALCRGASLVVGIEQSSRACATIQQNWQQVANTDEQEFRILRGDITQHLKTLSGKQFDRIYFDPPYASGLYQPVLEAIAHYQLLEPSGEIAVEHASQGWTPPEIPSWEICREKLYGNTSLTFYRISESKLTGK